tggcgtgctCTCGTGCGCGTTCATTCCCCTTCTGAAGCGCTTGGTTGCTCGTGACGAGGCGCGTGCCCTCGCCGCGTCTGAGGAGCGGCCGAGCACGACGGAGGACTCTAATCATCGTGAGCCACTCAGCGTTGAGGACGTGCGCAAGCCTCGTGAGGTCACCGGCGACGTCGTCAACGAGTCGGAGGCCTCCGACTCGGAGCGGTCGGAGGAGCGCAAGGTGACTGGTGCCAGCGGCCTTCAGGTCCAGCAGTACGAGTGGGGTGCCGAGCGCGTATTCCGCTACCTGCAGATCTTCACTGCCATCTGCGCCTCCTTTGCCCACGGTGCGAGCGACGTGAGTAACGCCGTCGGCCCGCTTGCCGCCATCTACCAGGTCTATCAGTCGGGCAGTGTGGAAAAGAGCTCCTCTGTCCCGATCTGGGTACTGTGCCTCGGTGGTGCCGGTCTTGTTTTAGGTCTCTCCACCTTCGGTATCCGCCTGATGCGTCTGATGGGTGAGGATCTGACTGTCATCACTCCGAGCCGTGGCTTCGCTGCGGAGTTGTCGGCGGCGCTCGTTGTGTCCTTCGCCTCCGGCTACGGCATTCCCGTCTCGTCGACTCACTGCATCACTGGCGGTGTCATCGCCGTCAGCATCGTCGATGTCGGCTTCATGAACATCCGCTGGATCATGGTTCTGAAGATGTACGGCGGCTGGGTGTTTACCCTGGTGATTACTGCCGTTATCTCCGCCATGTTCTTTGCCCAGGGTGTTAGCGCCCCTGCCCTttagctctctctccttcgcgtCCGCTCCTGGGCGTGCCAGTTAAATTTGTACGTTGCGAGAAAAttgtttccctcttttctgccAGTTTTGATTCTTTCTCATTTTGTGGTGCTCAACCATTTGCAACTCTCCGCTGCTCGCCAGAcaccgtttttttttctctttgcttcACGTGTATTTGAGATTGTCGCAGGTGTGTGTTTGCGCTTCTTGCCGTATTTATGAGTGTTCGAGGCGCATGCACAGTCGCCCACACTCACAGGCACCTATACACAGACAGGCAGTTGTGAACACTCATCACACACATACCCGCACTCATTCACAGGAGTGCGACTTTCAATGTCCAAGGTCGACTgatttccttttcttcccctcgctctccctctctcactcgctGTAAAGGACGTTGCTTCGGTCCCTTGTTCATGTGTGTTTCAATGTAACTCGTTTGTTTTGGCTcatttgcttctctcttcatgcTTTATCTTCATTCTTTTAATCTTTGTGAGTGTGGGTTcttgcgtgcgtctgtggctctgtgcgtgcgtatacgtgtttcttttcctttcagCTTAGCGTTCCTCGGTTCTTGTTTTCTCGGTGTTGTCCTTCATTCCTTTGCTtctcgccgcgctgcgctctCATTGAACAAAGAGGGAACGACCTCCAGACCCCAAGGCATGAtgaagcaacaacaaaaagcaAAAAATGCAGAATCGTGGGATGCTCAGTGAACCCTTCGtcttcgcctctttcttGTCCTTTGCGTCGCTTCTTTACTCGTctattttttcttttcgtttaGCTCTTTTcgcgtctctctccgttTCGTGTCTTCATCTTCCCGTTTTACTTATCGCCGGAAAGTTTCTTTAGGAATCGGAAAACTTCAGCAGGCTAACATTCATTTGCAGCCAAATCCCCTTCCCTCGCAGATGCCGGGAAatgcagaagaagaagaccATGCTATACGTAatcattctctctctgtttcttttcGTTCCCCTAACACTCGCGTCGActtgttgtgtgtgtgtgtgtgtgtgggcgccCTACTTTGCTCTGATGTACTCTCGTATGATGAGCGAGACCCTTCGTTGCGGCGCACCTCTTtgaaaaaggagaaaaaaggaaacggAGCTATACCAAAAaagctcctcttttcctaGTTTAATGACGCTCAGGGAAAACAGAGTAAGAAGGCGGTGGGCAACTTGAGAGGTGGATGCCCGCGTTTCTCTCTGAGGGAAAACCATTTCAGGCAGTGACTGTGCAGCTGTGTGAAGCGACGACAAAGCGTACAAGCGTTGCCTGACACACTACGGAGACTGTTATCCTTTGCGACTCCCAGGtgttttttccttctcccttttgAGAGTCTTAATGCATCAATGTGACCTACCGACAACGAACAGCACAGAACAGGGCAAGTATCAAATGCGGCTCGTCTCTCTTGGTTGTTGCAGGGTGGGCGTTTTCAcgtgtgcgcctccgccCGTACATCTTCTTGACGAGTCGAGGATGTGGGGCGACTGTCTGTGTCTAGAGTAAGTCACCTCGTCCATTTGTTTGAACCGCGGCAAAGGGGGGCTTCGAGTGCGCAGCCCGGCTGCACGATGTGCGCGTGAGCTAAATGCGatgtcacacacacacacacacacacactcacgcacgcTTCGCTCTCCCCGGCtatgctgcggctgcgggtATGCACTGCTTCCTTTTTGAAACTCTCGCACCCTCGACGTGCAACTGGCGTCCTTTTGCACAAACTTTCCCCCTTTCATGTTCTCTAACAGATGAAACCACAAAACACACTGCCTATTCTTTCTGTTTTGCTTGCGCTACGACTCACACGCGTTTTCGTCCACTCACTCGCCTTTCAAGACTGCGGTTTGAGTGTTTACgcgcttccctcttttcaTACCACCTCACGTCTTTTCTGCACCCACTgcccccccacacacacacccaagcAACCATGCCCGATGATCAACAGACTGGAAACGTCATCAACGGCGGTGATGTGCCTTGCTCAGCGCCACCCCAGCagaagctggaggaggacgacgagggcTACGTGCACCCTGACACCGCGACGCTCTTCGACGCTTTCCCGTTCATGCGCCACTTCCCGATCTTTGgaacggcggtggtgccgttTGGACCAAAGTGTACGATGTCGCTTGGTGTTGTGTACATCCTCAGCAAAGGTCTCGCGAGGACGCTGCTCAACGCCTCCAGGTACGCCATGTTCATGAAGAAGTACGGCGTCACCACGGCGGTGTACCAGCGCATCTCCGGTATTGGCTCCATGGGCTTCTCCATCAAGCCGTTGACAGCCATCCTGAGTGATACGTTCGCTTTCTTTGGCTACACGAAGCGGTGGTACATGGCCATGTCATGTGTTGCCGGTGCGGTATGCGCTGTTGTGTATGGTTTGCTGCCGTTTAAGTCGTCGAGCGCTGGCATCGCGGGCGGTATGATTTTCATCTCCGTCTTCTGCATTGCGAACATCGATGTGCTGTCAGAGGGTCACTACAGCCGCCTCATCAAGCGCCACCCCGTTCCTGGTGCGGACCTAATCTCGTGGATTTGGGCTCTCATCATGGTGGGCGCGATCATCGCGTCGGCCATCCAAGGGCCGCTTTCCGACTTGGGCCGCCCTACCGTTGGCATCTTCATCTCTGCAGGTCTGCAGGCTTTCTGCATGCTCTTTTTCATCTTTAACTGGTAcggcgagaagaagaaccTGGTCGAGCGCAAGGAGGACTACCTCTTTTTGCTGAAGGAGGCCCAGATGCGGGGTACAGACTCGGAGCCGATCAAGGAGGGCGTCTTGGGGTACGACAGCACCACGAACAAGAGCAAGTCCGCCGCGCCGTATCCCGAGTCCTTCGTGCAGAACGGCGGTAACGAGCTGGTGAGCTGTGTTGAGCTTGACCATGACGAGATCGAGTGCGACTTTGTCGCAACCACTTGCATGTGTGGCATCTTTGGAGTGAACAAGGAGGTCATCTTTCGCAACGTCTCCATCGCCGTCTACGGCGTCATCATGACGGCTGGCGTCATTGCGCTGACGGTGCTCAACATCACGGGCTCGACCTACGAGCTGCTCTACGGCTGCATCGGCATCTCCCTTATCCTGTGCGTGACCGGCTTCCTTTGCATCCCCATGACGATCATGAAGGCCAACTTCTTCGGGTGGTTCCAGCAGGTGTCATACATCCTCATCTCAGGCGGGACGGACAACTTCTACATGTCGGACGCCGCGTGCCTGCCGGACGGGCCGCACTTCACGCAGACCTTCTATAACACGGTGGGCAGCGTCATTGGCAACGCGGCTGGCCTCATTGGTGTGTACATGTTTGCGCGCGTCTTCTCGAAGCAGAGCTACCGCGTCACGCTAGCCTGCACCATCCTTGTCCAGGTTCTTGCGAGCGTCTTTGACATCATCATGGTCGAGCGCTGGAACTTGTACATCGGCATCCCGGACCATGCCATGTATATCATGGGTGATGCTATCGTGTACGAGGTGTGCTACATGCTCAACTACATGCCGCTAAACATGCTCATCTCGCGCCTCTGCCCAAAGGGGTGTGAGAGCACGATGTTCGCAATCCTAGCGAGCTTCAGCAACATGGGCTCCTCGACGTCGTCCACGATTGGCGCGATCCTGATGGAGACGGTGtggcctctctcctccagcccgccgtgcgaCTTCAGCAACCTGCGCTGGCTGCTGATTGTTGGCCACCTCATCACGCCACTCATCGCCATTCCGGCAGTGTTTGTGCTCATCCCCGGAACCCGCATCTGCGATCCGATCGACCCGAGGGATGTCGAGGCCCAGTCCATCTTTCAGACGTGGCTCAACAAGCTCACTGCAACGTcggacacacacgccaagCCCCAGTGCAAATCGCTGCCAGATTCAGAGGAGAAACAGTAGTCGTCGGTGATGCGCTACGCGCgccatgtgcgtgtgttatGGTTTCTTAATCTCCTTCTTTTTTCATCTTTCGTGGGTTTGTGTGCGCTTCCTGTATCGTTTATTCCAGTGCACCGCCTCTATATCTGCAAGTACACCGATtgattttttctttttttttctttcaacGTGCTTAACAGCGGCCATGATGCGGCCCTAGCCCCGCAGGCACCAAGAGACCCTGCACTACGTCGCCGCATCTgcctctttgttttgttgtACTCTTATCACGTTTAGGCAACCCTCCTCCATGTACTGTTCCACATTTTTGTGTGCCCTT
This genomic window from Leishmania braziliensis MHOM/BR/75/M2904 complete genome, chromosome 10 contains:
- a CDS encoding phosphate-Repressible Phosphate Permease-like protein; the protein is MADVNPYLWIVIVGSFVSFLTGAGVGMNDLANAFGTTYGARILTLTQIVIVASICEFSGAVTLGGEVTSTISSGVADPKDFAKQPYVFMYGMLCACGAAFCWLAIATWLRLPVSSTHSICGGVIGFALVYGGGGSVNWAKKKSEFPFFSGVAPIVASWFISPVLTGVVSALIYGLVRFLVLRPKNCVRRAMYTLPIVVAIAFFLESFFVLFKGASKRLKWSVDRAAWVAACIGAGAGVLSCAFIPLLKRLVARDEARALAASEERPSTTEDSNHREPLSVEDVRKPREVTGDVVNESEASDSERSEERKVTGASGLQVQQYEWGAERVFRYLQIFTAICASFAHGASDVSNAVGPLAAIYQVYQSGSVEKSSSVPIWVLCLGGAGLVLGLSTFGIRLMRLMGEDLTVITPSRGFAAELSAALVVSFASGYGIPVSSTHCITGGVIAVSIVDVGFMNIRWIMVLKMYGGWVFTLVITAVISAMFFAQGVSAPAL
- a CDS encoding putative pteridine transporter yields the protein MPDDQQTGNVINGGDVPCSAPPQQKLEEDDEGYVHPDTATLFDAFPFMRHFPIFGTAVVPFGPKCTMSLGVVYILSKGLARTLLNASRYAMFMKKYGVTTAVYQRISGIGSMGFSIKPLTAILSDTFAFFGYTKRWYMAMSCVAGAVCAVVYGLLPFKSSSAGIAGGMIFISVFCIANIDVLSEGHYSRLIKRHPVPGADLISWIWALIMVGAIIASAIQGPLSDLGRPTVGIFISAGLQAFCMLFFIFNWYGEKKNLVERKEDYLFLLKEAQMRGTDSEPIKEGVLGYDSTTNKSKSAAPYPESFVQNGGNELVSCVELDHDEIECDFVATTCMCGIFGVNKEVIFRNVSIAVYGVIMTAGVIALTVLNITGSTYELLYGCIGISLILCVTGFLCIPMTIMKANFFGWFQQVSYILISGGTDNFYMSDAACLPDGPHFTQTFYNTVGSVIGNAAGLIGVYMFARVFSKQSYRVTLACTILVQVLASVFDIIMVERWNLYIGIPDHAMYIMGDAIVYEVCYMLNYMPLNMLISRLCPKGCESTMFAILASFSNMGSSTSSTIGAILMETVWPLSSSPPCDFSNLRWLLIVGHLITPLIAIPAVFVLIPGTRICDPIDPRDVEAQSIFQTWLNKLTATSDTHAKPQCKSLPDSEEKQ